The following proteins are encoded in a genomic region of Streptococcus gwangjuense:
- a CDS encoding TatD family hydrolase, with the protein MDIFDTHTHLNVEEFAGREAEEIALAAEMSVTQMNIVGFDKPTIERALELVDEYDQLYATIGWHPTEAGTYTEEVEVYLLDKLKHPKVVALGEIGLDYHWMTAPKEVQEQVFRRQIQLSKDLDLPFVVHTRDALEDTYEIIKSEGVGPRGGIMHSFSGTLEWAEKFVELGMTISFSGVVTFKKATDIQEAAKELPLDKILVETDAPYLAPVPKRGRENKTAYTRYVVDFIADLRGMTAEELAAVTTANAERIFGLDSK; encoded by the coding sequence ATGGATATTTTTGATACACATACACACTTAAATGTAGAAGAATTTGCAGGTCGTGAGGCAGAAGAGATTGCCTTGGCTGCTGAGATGAGTGTGACACAGATGAATATTGTTGGTTTTGATAAACCGACGATTGAGCGTGCTTTGGAGTTGGTGGATGAGTATGACCAACTTTACGCGACTATTGGTTGGCATCCTACAGAAGCAGGGACTTACACGGAGGAAGTCGAGGTTTACTTGTTGGATAAGTTAAAACATCCCAAGGTTGTGGCTCTAGGTGAAATTGGCTTAGACTACCATTGGATGACAGCGCCAAAAGAGGTGCAGGAGCAGGTTTTTCGTCGTCAAATTCAGCTATCTAAGGACTTAGATTTGCCTTTTGTTGTTCATACCCGTGATGCGCTGGAAGATACTTATGAGATTATCAAGAGCGAGGGGGTTGGTCCACGTGGTGGCATCATGCATTCTTTCTCAGGGACTCTTGAATGGGCAGAGAAGTTTGTCGAGCTGGGCATGACTATTTCCTTTTCTGGAGTGGTGACTTTCAAGAAGGCAACTGATATACAAGAAGCGGCTAAAGAGTTACCTTTGGACAAGATTTTGGTGGAGACGGATGCGCCTTACCTGGCTCCAGTTCCTAAACGGGGTCGTGAAAACAAAACAGCCTACACTCGTTATGTAGTGGACTTTATCGCAGATTTGCGTGGCATGACGGCAGAAGAGCTAGCGGCAGTAACAACTGCAAATGCAGAACGAATTTTTGGATTGGACAGCAAGTAA
- a CDS encoding rolling circle replication-associated protein translates to MYKIDSTKLVKSYLYGDTIEMTTANGQQEQTIKVISGKRYVNLETGEIHDMDTSSSTRLDNLKSTKQTMKKLRRLVAHNFTGGINQLWITLTYRDHVTDPAIVYMDFKAFIRRIRNQFGNVDYITVIEPQASGRWHLHVLLKNDSELTIPNNDLAKMWRKGFTKTKRLKRADKVGNYLIAYLSNLQIGDEGSQNKAIIKGARLYMYPKGIRIYRTSRGIKKPLEITTTKGELIETYKINSPPTFSRTTKHETPYGVKEYTTEFYDNLKSLSDTFIGATDKLSR, encoded by the coding sequence ATGTATAAAATAGATTCAACTAAACTTGTTAAGAGCTACTTGTATGGTGATACGATAGAAATGACAACTGCGAATGGACAACAGGAGCAGACTATCAAGGTAATATCTGGAAAACGTTATGTAAATCTGGAGACGGGAGAAATTCATGACATGGATACTTCCAGTAGTACACGACTCGATAATTTGAAGTCTACTAAACAGACTATGAAAAAACTACGCCGTCTAGTAGCTCATAATTTTACGGGAGGTATCAACCAGTTATGGATAACGTTGACTTATCGAGACCATGTTACCGATCCTGCTATAGTTTACATGGATTTCAAAGCGTTCATTCGACGCATTCGTAATCAGTTTGGAAATGTTGATTATATTACGGTCATTGAACCACAAGCTAGTGGAAGGTGGCATTTGCATGTGTTATTAAAGAACGATTCCGAACTAACAATTCCTAACAATGACCTTGCTAAGATGTGGAGGAAAGGTTTTACAAAGACCAAGAGGTTAAAGAGAGCTGATAAGGTTGGGAATTATTTGATTGCTTATTTATCTAATTTACAGATAGGTGATGAGGGTTCACAAAACAAAGCAATTATAAAAGGTGCGCGCCTATACATGTATCCCAAGGGTATTAGAATTTATCGGACTAGCAGAGGAATTAAAAAGCCTTTGGAAATTACAACAACAAAGGGTGAGCTTATAGAAACTTATAAAATTAACAGCCCTCCTACATTTTCACGGACCACAAAACATGAAACTCCTTATGGTGTGAAAGAATATACTACGGAGTTTTATGACAACTTAAAAAGCCTGTCAGATACTTTTATCGGAGCAACTGACAAGCTAAGTAGGTAA
- the rsgA gene encoding ribosome small subunit-dependent GTPase A: protein MQGQIIKALAGFYYVESDGQVYQTRARGNFRKKGHTPYVGDWVDFSAEENSEGYILKIHERKNSLVRPPIVNIDQAVVIMSAKEPDFNSNLLDRFLVLLEHKGIHPIVYISKMDLLEDRGELDFYQQTYGDIGYDFVTSKEELLPLLTGKVTVFMGQTGVGKSTLLNKIAPDLNLETGEISDSLGRGRHTTRAVSFYNLNGGKIADTPGFSSLDYEVSTAEDLNQAFPEIASVSRNCKFRTCTHTHEPSCAVKPAVEEGAIATFRFDNYLQFLSEIENRRETYKKVSKKIPK, encoded by the coding sequence ATGCAAGGACAAATTATTAAAGCCTTGGCAGGCTTCTACTATGTAGAGAGTGATGGCCAGGTTTATCAGACACGGGCGCGTGGAAATTTTCGTAAAAAAGGGCACACACCCTATGTTGGGGATTGGGTCGATTTTTCTGCCGAGGAAAATTCAGAAGGCTATATCCTCAAGATTCATGAACGGAAAAACAGTCTGGTCCGTCCGCCTATTGTCAATATTGACCAAGCTGTGGTAATCATGTCTGCCAAAGAACCTGATTTTAACAGCAATTTGTTGGATCGTTTCTTAGTTCTTTTGGAGCACAAGGGCATCCATCCTATCGTTTATATTTCCAAAATGGACCTACTGGAAGATAGAGGGGAACTGGATTTTTACCAACAGACCTATGGTGATATCGGCTATGACTTTGTGACCAGTAAAGAGGAACTCCTGCCTTTATTGACAGGCAAGGTTACGGTCTTTATGGGGCAGACAGGTGTTGGGAAGTCAACACTTCTCAATAAAATCGCACCAGACCTCAATCTTGAAACAGGAGAAATTTCAGACAGTCTGGGTCGCGGGCGCCACACTACTCGAGCAGTTAGTTTTTATAATCTCAATGGAGGTAAAATCGCAGACACACCAGGTTTTTCATCATTGGATTATGAAGTATCAACGGCGGAAGACCTCAATCAGGCCTTTCCAGAGATTGCTAGTGTCAGCCGAAACTGCAAATTCCGCACTTGTACCCATACCCATGAGCCGTCCTGTGCAGTGAAGCCGGCAGTAGAAGAGGGTGCCATTGCCACCTTCCGTTTTGACAACTACCTGCAATTCCTCAGTGAGATTGAAAATCGCAGAGAAACCTATAAAAAAGTCAGCAAAAAAATTCCAAAATAA
- the rnmV gene encoding ribonuclease M5 yields MKEKISQVIVVEGRDDTANLKRYFDVETYETRGSAINNQDIERIQRLHQRHGVIVFTDPDFNGERIRRMIMTAIPTVQHAFLKRDEAVPKSKTKGRSLGIEHASYEDLKTALAQVTEQFEHESQFDIGRSDLIRLGFLAGADSRKRREYLGETLRIGYSNGKQLLKRLELFGVTLAEVEEAMKSYENS; encoded by the coding sequence ATGAAGGAAAAAATTTCTCAAGTTATCGTGGTAGAAGGCCGCGATGATACGGCCAATCTCAAACGTTACTTCGATGTAGAGACCTATGAAACGCGAGGTTCTGCCATTAATAATCAGGATATAGAGCGTATTCAGCGCTTGCACCAACGCCATGGAGTCATTGTCTTTACAGACCCAGATTTTAATGGGGAGCGGATTCGTCGCATGATTATGACGGCCATTCCAACAGTTCAGCATGCCTTCCTCAAACGAGATGAAGCTGTTCCCAAGTCCAAGACCAAGGGGCGTTCTCTGGGAATCGAACATGCTAGCTATGAAGACCTGAAAACAGCTCTAGCTCAGGTTACAGAACAATTTGAACATGAGAGTCAGTTTGATATCGGTCGTAGCGACTTGATTCGACTTGGTTTTCTAGCAGGGGCAGATAGCCGTAAACGACGAGAATATCTGGGAGAGACTCTCCGAATCGGCTATTCTAACGGAAAGCAACTCCTCAAACGCTTAGAGTTGTTCGGGGTTACCTTGGCAGAAGTAGAAGAAGCCATGAAATCTTATGAGAATAGTTAA
- the rsmA gene encoding 16S rRNA (adenine(1518)-N(6)/adenine(1519)-N(6))-dimethyltransferase RsmA translates to MRIADYSVTKAVLERHGFTFKKSFGQNFLTDTNILQKIVDTAEIDDQVNVIEIGPGIGALTEFLAERAAQVMAFEIDHRLVPILADTLRDFDNVTVVNEDILKVDLAQHIQNFKNPDLPIKVVANLPYYITTPILMHLIESGIPFSEFVVMMQKEVADRISAQPNTKAYGSLSIAVQYYMTAKVAFIVPRTVFVPAPNVDSAILKMVRRPEPAVAVEDENFFFKVSKASFTHRRKTLWNNLIGYFGKTEEVKDKLTKALDQAGLSPSVRGEALSLAEFASLADALKGQGL, encoded by the coding sequence ATGAGAATTGCAGATTATAGCGTGACCAAGGCAGTGCTGGAGCGTCACGGCTTTACCTTTAAAAAGTCCTTTGGGCAAAATTTCTTGACGGATACCAATATCCTTCAAAAAATCGTGGATACAGCTGAGATTGATGATCAGGTCAATGTCATCGAAATCGGGCCAGGGATTGGTGCCTTGACGGAATTTTTGGCTGAGCGTGCGGCTCAAGTCATGGCTTTTGAGATTGACCATCGTTTGGTACCAATTTTGGCAGATACCCTGCGTGATTTTGACAATGTGACCGTAGTCAACGAGGACATTCTTAAGGTTGATTTGGCGCAACATATCCAGAATTTTAAAAATCCTGACCTGCCAATCAAGGTAGTGGCTAACTTGCCTTATTACATCACGACGCCTATTCTCATGCACTTGATCGAGAGTGGCATTCCTTTTAGTGAGTTTGTGGTCATGATGCAAAAAGAAGTGGCAGACCGTATCTCGGCTCAACCAAATACCAAGGCTTATGGTAGCTTGTCGATTGCGGTTCAGTACTATATGACTGCCAAGGTTGCCTTCATCGTGCCTCGTACGGTCTTTGTGCCAGCGCCAAATGTGGACTCAGCTATTTTGAAAATGGTGCGCCGTCCAGAACCAGCTGTAGCAGTGGAAGACGAGAACTTCTTCTTTAAGGTTTCCAAGGCAAGTTTCACCCATCGCCGCAAGACCTTGTGGAATAACTTGATAGGTTACTTTGGCAAGACTGAAGAGGTCAAGGACAAACTGACCAAGGCTTTGGACCAAGCAGGCTTGTCACCAAGTGTGCGTGGGGAAGCTCTCAGCTTGGCAGAATTTGCCAGTCTAGCAGACGCGCTTAAAGGGCAAGGACTCTAA
- a CDS encoding tyrosine-type recombinase/integrase, which translates to MFFKELDNGKYRYYEKFYHEREEKWKQVSVTLKSKSRVSQAEAKRRLALKIEKLLTAPTKEEVEKKQLEEMNFSQLLEEWKTIRSSEIKSSSYRSEVKSLELFMGIVGNLRISDYTTQLVQTYLMNLNVQNSTRKNRKIYLNGIFDYAVKVGYISDSPVKGVVIPKQKADYEKLQKAKANFISREELGQVLSYCESHNKDKRYALAMEFIFLTGLRFAEFIGVRYQDVNFKANLLTIDHTIDYVAHGYDERILQTTKTIGSVRTIVLSERCLEIIEYFRSNCFDEEFIFVTEQGNIMRQPLLYRFIKNICEVVLGGHRSYNIHMLRHSHISLLAELGIPIKAIMERVGHRDESITLRIYSHVTKNIQDELREKLNQIHL; encoded by the coding sequence ATGTTTTTTAAAGAATTGGATAATGGGAAATACCGTTATTATGAGAAATTCTATCATGAACGAGAGGAAAAGTGGAAACAAGTCTCTGTGACTCTAAAATCAAAATCTAGAGTTTCTCAAGCAGAAGCAAAACGTCGTTTAGCGCTAAAAATTGAAAAACTTCTAACCGCCCCTACAAAAGAGGAAGTTGAAAAGAAACAACTAGAAGAAATGAATTTCAGTCAACTATTGGAAGAATGGAAAACTATTCGTTCCAGTGAGATAAAATCTTCTAGTTATAGAAGTGAGGTGAAAAGTTTAGAGCTTTTCATGGGAATAGTAGGAAATTTGAGAATATCAGATTACACCACTCAGCTAGTTCAAACATATCTAATGAATTTGAATGTTCAAAATTCAACAAGAAAAAATCGAAAAATTTACTTGAATGGTATCTTTGATTATGCTGTAAAGGTCGGATATATTTCTGACTCACCAGTTAAAGGGGTGGTAATTCCGAAGCAGAAAGCGGACTACGAGAAGTTGCAAAAAGCTAAGGCTAATTTCATTAGTAGAGAGGAACTAGGACAGGTTCTATCGTATTGTGAAAGTCACAATAAAGATAAGCGTTATGCTTTGGCAATGGAATTTATCTTTTTAACTGGTCTTCGTTTCGCAGAGTTTATAGGGGTTCGCTATCAAGATGTAAACTTCAAAGCGAATCTTTTAACAATTGATCATACTATAGATTATGTTGCTCATGGATATGATGAGAGAATATTACAGACAACGAAAACAATAGGTTCTGTAAGGACGATAGTACTAAGTGAACGTTGCTTGGAAATTATCGAGTACTTTCGTAGTAACTGTTTTGATGAGGAGTTCATCTTTGTGACTGAGCAAGGTAACATTATGAGACAACCTTTGTTATATAGATTTATCAAAAATATTTGTGAAGTAGTGTTAGGTGGGCACAGATCCTATAATATTCACATGCTTAGACATTCTCATATTAGTTTGTTGGCTGAACTAGGGATACCCATAAAGGCTATTATGGAGCGAGTTGGACATAGAGATGAATCTATCACTTTAAGGATCTATAGTCATGTAACAAAAAATATACAGGATGAATTGAGAGAGAAACTTAATCAAATTCATCTGTAG